In Sus scrofa isolate TJ Tabasco breed Duroc chromosome 12, Sscrofa11.1, whole genome shotgun sequence, the DNA window TTTCTCAGTTGCAATTACTAAAAGGGGGAATCACTTTGGCCTAAATAACCATAAATAATGCTcttcaatcaggagttcccgtcgtggcacagtggttaagaaatccaactaggaaccatgaccttgcgggttcaatccctgcccttgctcagtgggttaaggatctggcgttgccatgagctgtggtgtaggttgcagacgaggctcggatcccacgttgctgtggctctggcgtaggccagtggctacagctccgattggacccctagcctgggaacctccatatgcctcaggagcggcccaaggaatggcaaaaaagacaaaataataataataataataataataatgctcttCAATCAGACCTTTTGGGTCAGGCTACCTCATAGGTCTCAAAGACAGACTGGCTCTCCTTAGGTCAAGTGTCCACCCCTTGGCCAATCTACTGTGACTAgtgaggaggctggaggaggtgtgggtCAAATTAAACAGAGTACAGAAGTGACCTGGAACCCCACCTCTCAGCAGGGACTCTGGGTGGTGAGCTTTATTTGGAGGGGACTATGGGACTGTCCTGCACAGACTGGGCTGACTGGCAGTGAATGAATTCGGAAATTAAAAGAGCGTGATGCACATTCAAAGGCCCTAGGAGCACTAGAGCCAAAGATTGATTATTTCCTGAACTACACTCCAGGTACAATTTCAGCTGAGCCACTATGCAAAGAACAACAGCAATAAATCTGTTCTCAAAAACATTGCAGTCATATCTAGCAACCAGCTGGCTGGATTAAACAAGGAATTTAGGTGGGGAGAGACAGAACGCAGAGTCAGATGGGACGACCTTTGAAACACAGCCAAGGATGCCTTACATCACCATATGACCTTGGGAAAGACGTCTTAACTCCTGCCTCAGGCATATCATCTTTACAGGTTAGAAAGTAACAGGGATTGTGACAATTGGATAGAATGATGGTATAAAGGTGCTTTTTAAAGTTAGAAGAGGAGTTcgcgttgtggcgcagtggttaacaaatccgactaggaaccatgaggttgcgggttcggtccctgcccttgctcagtgggttaacgatccggcgttgccgtgagctgtggtgtaggttgcagacgcggctcagatcctgtgttgctgcgcctctggcgtaggccggtggctacagctccaactggacccctagcctgggaacctccatatgcttcgggagcggcccaagaaatggcaaaaagacaaaaataaataaataaataaataaataaagttagaaGAGCTGCACAAGTGTTATATTTACAAGTAGGAGTTGTCCTTAACTATTGCTTCCTCATGAAGGAGTAACCCCACTGTACATCTTACCTCGATGAATACGCCCTGCATAGGGACCATATGGTTATATTTCCTCAACCTTGTTAAAATGTTAATTGTCAGGTCTCACAGTATATTAGCATTCCAGCCATAGATTCATCTGTAATACACCTTCGAGAATTCACCTCAATACATCAAACCCTGCCATCAGGCGGGCAGCCCACCATGAGCCACGCAGCTAGTATTTAAGAAAAACACACTCAGTCAGTCCTGGGGCGAATGACAACTGTCAGCTGAATCTGATGGTAGCTTTTCCCAATGATGGTCAGGTTTACAAACTATTCCAATGCCCTCCCACAGCATTTCTGTTGAATTCCTCCAAATCATGAGGAAAATCATAAAAGTTTAGGGATCGCATTTGGGGTCCAGATTTATTTCCATGCACTATCTTGggaaaacaaaatacagttttctttACGTCATGCCCCATTTCCTTTCCACAAGCTAAATTAACTTCTTCCCCCaaaatgtgctctttttttttttttttttttttttttttttaccatgcctctggcatgcagaagttcttgggccagggatcgatcccacactACAGTagttaccacagccacagcagtgacaacaccagatctttggcctgctgtgccacaagggaactcctcaacttttcaaaaaatgttatggaagtatagttgatctataatgttgtattagtttcaagcgtacagcaaagaaaatgtgCTCAATTTTATAGAGAACCAATCCAGGAATActgagaatgtttttatttctttgttcctttatgGAGTCTGATAATTCTACTAGACCAACAACAATAGGAGAAAGGGATTACCAAATACTTGCATAATTGATCAGAAACCCAGGGTTTCCAATggcttctgaggaaaaaaaaaaggagctctgcATCTTTAAGGCTCCTCGGAGCTCTGTTTGCTCGCGATGCAGACAGAGCAGGCTCTGCCGCAGAGACTCATCCTATCAATAAGGTTCAGTTAGCCAAGGTGGAGGATGGGAAAAGAATGGAGCTGTCCCAGCTACTCAATGAGATCAGGGCAAACTATGAAAAGCTCCTCACCAGAAATCAGATAGAGACCGTGCTTTCAACAAGGATCCAGGTAATGATTTCATACAGACAGGCATCTTCCAGGATAAGGAGACAATCCATGTCTATCCAATTCCTGTCCCGGCCTCTCTGAGGTACAGTATTTCCTTTTCAATGCAGCATATACTGGGGAAGGAATTTAGGTTTTACTGCGATGTGACTGGGACTACAGGGGGCAAGGCTGTGATTATACTGTTGGGTGACCATTAAATGAAGGTTGATTGATGCCTTTGATTTTGCATAAAGCAGGACGTTACTGTCATGAACAAAACCTGGGATCAACATACAATAAAATGGTGCACTCTAACCTCTTTTAGACATCCGACAGGAAGGAAGCATTTCAGATACCCTTCGAAGGTATTACGGAGTTATTTATAGAGATCATTTAAATGCCATCGTTAAAAGAACAAGCTTTAGAGTAAGATTGATTAGCTTGCACACTTTGCAAGATAAAACCaagcaaaatatttctaaaaggttTCTGTCGTGTTTTTAATGAGTTCGATTTTATACCACCAGATTGTTATAAACAGAAATCAACTGAATTTGTGATCATAGCATTCAAAAACAATGATATAAATTAGGACAATCAAAATTACCCAAATTGATAAAGACTCCCCACttatagatttttgctttttgtactAAAAGATGAGAACTGTTTATTTCTAATACTAAGCATGCAAatgtaagtatttattttaaagagagcCAAGTTAAATAAGGGCTAAATTCTAATTTCATAGActtactttgttttaaagtgatAATCACCTTTAGTGATTAATTAAAGTCTCCTCGTTAAacaaatgtacaaatattttaaaaagaaaaattcagaaattcaggggtttgtttgtttgtttagctatCATATCTGAGTTCAAGATCTATTCTAAGCACCCAAATACAGCAAAGaatttacttaagaaaaattccgaaagggaaaaaatattgctgggaaatcACAGGACATTATTGCATTAGCAATTCATATTTAGTAACATAAGTTTAGCCTCTGGGtaacattttcagttttcataaaGAATGATTGGCATCCTAGATTAAGCAAATTCACTGGGATATTTGATTTAAGTGTTGGAATAGTTCACCCACCTTTTCAAAGTTATACCAGATAACTGTAAaccaaataaacattttagttTGCAATAATAGCAATATATAAGTCCCTTAGTTTACAAGTCACAATGCTGAaatgaataaagtgaaaaaaataagactacAGTAAATTTTGCTTAGTCTTCCTAACATAAAACTAtgttagagttttgtttttttttttcttttcaaagaattctAAAAAGTCAAGTGGAATAAATTCAAGAAATCTTGATTAGTTATTACCAAAGAAATGTAGGCTATTTTAGTTATTTACTGCTGTATGACAAACCACTCCAGAATGTGGTGGATTAAAACAATTATATCCTCTTTCTTGATGCTGCGGGTCGACTGAGTTCAGTGGGGGTGATTCTTCTGCTGCACATGACATTGGCTATGCCGGCAGATATCTTGGGGCACAGCTAGGTGGGCACATCCAACATGGCTCACTCTTGTGTCTGCTGCCTTGGCAGGGCATTTCTGGAGGGTTGGCTCAGCTGAGACAACTGGGTCTGTTTCTCTCCATCTGGCTGCCCCTCAGGATCTCTCCCCAGGGTATCCACACTTCTTAATGTTGGCCCAGGGCTCCCAAAGGCACAGAAATGGAAGCTGTCGGGGCTTCCTAAGGCTTTGGCCTACAACTGGCACTTTGTCTGTATTCTACTGGCTAAAGCGAGGCATGGGTCATCCGGATTCAGTGTGGAAGAGGACCAAACAAGGACATGAATTTAGGAGGTGTGATTCACCAGGAGCCGTCTTTGGAATCTAGCTACCACCCAACCTAGCTGCCAGTTCCTCACTCAAAATCCAAAGACCAGGAGCTACCAGCATTTTTATGCCCTCCCATTTCCTAAATTCTTGCCATCCTCTTTTGTAGTTGCTCTGATATGTGTGGCTGCTTGGTTTTGCAACTTAACCCTAAGAATAAGTGATACGATACaataaaccaaaagaaatgaatgaattctgtTCTCTAATACCTTGCGCTAAACTTTATTCGGACttcttttgggctgcacctgtggcatgtggaagttcccaggccaggcaccaaGCCCAAGCTACAGCAATAATCaccgccacaacagtgacaatgccagatccttaaccactaggccaccagggaactcctatgaagcCTTTCACTTAATccaacatttccatttttaaaaaacctattataccataaaattaaaaatttgggggtcacagctgcagcatgcggaagttcttgggccagggatcaaaccccagtacagcagcaacaccagctgctgcagtgacaatgctagatccataacctgctgatcCGCATGataactcctaaattttttacatttttttcttttgtctttttagggccgcacccgtggcatatggaagttcccaggctaggggtctaatcagagctactgctgctggcctacaccacagccaaagaaatgcCAAATTCAAGCcccaagcctgtgacctacaaccacagctcacagcaacaccagattcttaacccactgattggggcaaagggatcaaacctgagtcctcatagatactacttgggttcgttaccactgagccacaatgagaactccaaattttttacattttaagatgcatttttatataaacatttaaaagttcttatttttGCTTCAAATTATTATAATCAGTAGTTTCCTTgcggcttagagggttaaggatccagcgttgccactgctgtagttctggttattgctgtggcgtggttcaatccctggcccaggaacttctgcctgctgtgggtatagccaaaaaaaaaacaaaaaaaaaactacaatcaATTCCATATATTGCTCCGACTACTCCTGGGGCCAAGTGTTGAGAATTCTGTCAAAAGATACTTCCCTTTAATTCCAGCATCAGCATGAGAACACTTAAAGCTGAATACAAAATAATCCCCTTATCTAATAGAATGTTTACAAAACAATCTTTAAGAAAGTCATTTCTGCCACTACCCTAGATACCCAAAATTAACATGCCTCCTTAAAAGATCATTTTGAAGAAGGTACATCAACAGTGGGTTCTCTTAGGTCTGTTTTAGAACTGCTAATCCCTATATCttatttctctaaattatttataaaatactttctagCATTATTTACTCCCTGTCCACATACCCAGTCTCAGAAATGTTCAGTTTAGGATATATAgctgtttatctgtttttataaagCAGCCTACAAGAAAATATGTAactatatttctttcttccctgataATGCaataaataatggaaagaatCCGAGATCTCAAACTTAGGTCCTACAAACTTACTTCTTAAAATCCCTCTTTCTGCACTTCATAGACCACGTGGGCAAGAAGGGACTTTTGAGGTTCGTTTTAcatctgagaaaactgaggctgacaGTACGACTGCCTTGCTCACATATTTAATTAATCAGTACCTGAGCACCAGAACAAACATCTGTAATATAAcaacttgaaggaaaaaaaaatgacttgatgTCTCTTTTTCTATAAGTGCTTTTAAGTGTCTCATTCTCAAAAGAGTactctttttgttgctgttattgttgttgttggcttCCTTCTAGCTAGAAGAAGATCTAagcaaaaaaatggacaaagatgaAGAGGCTTTAAAGGCGGCTCAGGCAGAGCTCAAGGAAGCCCGGCGCCAGTGGCACCACCTGCAAGTGGAAATTGAATCTCTCCATGCTGTGGTGAGAATGACCTCAAAAGCACCTGGCCCACTGAGTCCCGAGGTGTTCCCTGATTaagagagggaaaggaataaTGTCCATCACTGGACAGTCAGAAACTGAAAATCAGGCCACAGAATTCTATCTGTGGACCTAGTTCAACTAATCCCCTGCTTCTGTCATGGCGATGGCGATTATCAGTTCCCTCAAGGCTTAGTCCACACCTATAAACATGAACTATCCCTTGCTTATCACCTGGGTGCGTTTGCTAATTGTTGGAGTGGGAGGATAGAGCCTTGGCCATAATGACCCCAAAGTCAAAACAGTATGATTATGACCCAAAACTCTGTGATTATGACCCAAAGTCATAACAGTGGAGAGTCCTTTCTCCACACCACTGAGACTgctaatagaaaaatatttaaacccTCTCCTAAAATGCCTTTTATAAGCAGTCTGCCCTGGCTGTGATATTCCATATTctgtattttcaatatttaaaaaatcaaataggagttctggctgtggcaaaACAGGActggcggcatctctggagccctgggatgcaggttcagtccccagcggggcacagtgggttcaggatccatcGCTGCCACAGCTCAGCACAGgctgcaattgcagctcagatatgatctctagcctgggaactccagagacctccgggtgaacaacaacaacaaaatcaaataaatcaGCGTGGTAATAAACTAATCGCTGTAGATTGGGGGGGATAAAAATTATCACAGGATTCCTTTGAAACAGTAAGCTCTCTAGCCACAGAcagaaaaatataacttttaacaATTTGGGTCATACATAAAGCTATCAGGAAACACCTCTTGCATAAGTGATGTACAATTATTGCAACCTTTTTAAGAAAGAAGGGAACTCAGTAGAATGGAGACATTGCATATCAGGCTTCAGAAACACATTTTGTTTCCCTGATTTACTGATGAAAATCTGTGTAAAACAGGAAAGGGGCCTTGAAAACTCCCTCCATGCCAGCGAACAACATTACCAGATGCAGCTTCAAGACCTAGAGGCAGTGATTGAAGGACTAGAAAAAGAGCTACAGGAAGTAAGGCGTGGCATCGAAAAGCAGCTTCAAGAGCATGAGATGCTTCTCAACACGAAGATGCGGCTAGAACAAGAAATCGCAACTTATCGCCGCctcttagaaaaggaagaaatcaggTACCTCGTTCCATGTAGTTAATAACTAGAAATACAGAGCCACCTGTGTCACTGCTATAGTCAGagaaattaaatctaaaaaagaaaaaaaaaaaatcatcggagttccctggtggctcagtgggttaaggatccagcattgtcactgctgtgatgtgggttcaatccttggcctgggaacttccgcatgcacCAGctctgccaaaaataaataaacaacaaaagatttaaaaCCTCATCATTACCTCCACGGTGCACACTCACTGGGTTCCTGCCACAAAATAGGATTAGAAGGCACTGCAAAAAATATGTGGAAGAACTATTTCCAGCCTCCCCAAATTACCAACAGACTAGCCAAAGTCAGGAACATTAGCTACAACAAAGAGCACAGCAAGCCTAGAACGAAATGTAAATAATTCTCCACCGCTACTAAAATGGCCTTCCTTAACTTCCTCATTTTCCTTGCCATTCACCTCTTTTCAAATTAGTCAGTACCTTTTGTGAGCCGCCCAaaagaaagttttgaaaaattctcATATTACCATATTTCCCCTCCCACAAGGGCCCACTCCCAGTACACAtcaaacactaaaataaaaacaatagcaatTATTACTATTaagtttattattatcattattataggACAACCATGGAAAGCAATACTGTTCAGTGTACATGATTTGAAAGTCTTccaattcccattgtggctcagcagtaacaaacctgactagcatccgtgaggatatgggttcgatccctggccttgcttagtgggctggggatctggcattgccatgagctgtggcataggttgccaacatggctcagatccggtgttcccgtggctgtggtgtaggccggtagctgcagctctgactcgacccatagcctgggaacttcaatatgccgagggtgcagccctaaaaaagaaaagaaaagaaagacttccAGATACTCTAGTAACAAAAGATGTCAAAAGAGGAATTCTTATTAATTCACACAATTTCATAATCTGCAATCACTTATAAGGTCCTATAGCTCTAAGCACAGTACGACCAACAATTTTC includes these proteins:
- the KRT222 gene encoding keratin-like protein KRT222 isoform X1 — encoded protein: MELSQLLNEIRANYEKLLTRNQIETVLSTRIQLEEDLSKKMDKDEEALKAAQAELKEARRQWHHLQVEIESLHAVERGLENSLHASEQHYQMQLQDLEAVIEGLEKELQEVRRGIEKQLQEHEMLLNTKMRLEQEIATYRRLLEKEEIRYYGCIQGGKKEQKPTTSRVGFVLPSAIINEISFSTKVPQKYENEKVETVTKQAILNGSIVKESTEAHGTIQTERVDEVIKEWEGSFFKDNPRLRKKSVSLRFDLHLAATDEGCLQTKQDNLPDIEVRLIMRRSCSIPSIKPPSAAN